The following proteins are encoded in a genomic region of Dyadobacter sp. UC 10:
- a CDS encoding FecR family protein has translation MRPELTKHTVFIYFSGDATALQKQLIGEWLTDKQNVEIYFEWLEEWEKTQLQFQPDTMAALARVTEKILQKDEPGSTQAVIPIRKISRKTIFLWAAASLFVMGFGLYTGKDFFLYRTYETAFGEVSKFALEDSSIVSLNANSTLKVPRWGFGESTRHVYLEGEAEFSVKHTIDHQLFRVHTADNSLITVLGTEFVVYTRPKQTNVVLNKGKVELSSYAREKPLTMAPGDRATIEKDGAIKIEKLTKTEVVQHSAWKEHRFVFDDTPLLEVAAKIREVFGVIVKIKDKTLATRTATGSFPARNAEELLTSMSYMYSFEITRTENKIILIPNP, from the coding sequence ATGAGACCAGAACTCACAAAACATACTGTCTTCATCTACTTCTCGGGTGATGCAACCGCTCTTCAGAAACAATTGATCGGGGAATGGCTGACGGATAAACAAAATGTAGAGATCTATTTTGAATGGCTGGAAGAGTGGGAAAAAACGCAACTCCAGTTTCAGCCCGACACAATGGCTGCCCTGGCCAGGGTTACTGAAAAAATACTTCAGAAAGATGAACCAGGCTCAACGCAGGCAGTAATTCCAATCCGGAAAATTTCCCGCAAAACGATTTTCCTGTGGGCAGCAGCCAGTCTGTTCGTCATGGGTTTCGGCCTGTATACAGGCAAGGACTTCTTCCTCTACCGGACTTATGAAACTGCTTTCGGTGAGGTTAGCAAGTTTGCCCTTGAAGACAGCAGCATCGTTTCGTTAAATGCTAATTCTACCTTGAAAGTCCCCAGATGGGGCTTTGGCGAATCTACCAGGCACGTGTACCTGGAAGGGGAGGCTGAATTTTCTGTGAAACATACCATTGACCATCAGCTTTTCAGAGTGCATACCGCGGATAACAGCCTGATCACCGTATTGGGGACAGAGTTCGTTGTGTACACCCGTCCCAAGCAAACGAATGTGGTACTCAATAAAGGCAAGGTGGAATTGTCGTCGTATGCAAGGGAAAAGCCCCTCACCATGGCCCCCGGCGACCGTGCGACTATTGAAAAAGACGGCGCTATCAAAATTGAAAAGCTAACGAAAACGGAGGTTGTGCAGCATTCGGCATGGAAGGAACACCGGTTCGTTTTCGACGATACGCCCCTGCTGGAAGTGGCGGCCAAAATCCGCGAGGTATTTGGGGTAATAGTCAAGATCAAAGACAAAACCCTGGCAACCCGCACTGCAACGGGATCTTTCCCGGCCAGGAATGCCGAAGAGCTGCTGACGAGCATGTCCTATATGTACAGTTTTGAAATAACAAGGACCGAAAACAAGATCATTTTAATTCCTAACCCTTAA